Part of the Brassica napus cultivar Da-Ae unplaced genomic scaffold, Da-Ae ScsIHWf_20;HRSCAF=42, whole genome shotgun sequence genome is shown below.
AACCGAAACGTTTTGTCTGAAACTTTGCTtcctttaattaattaaagtcCAACAAAAAGGAGAAGAGTCTTCAAAAGCAATATCATCAAAAGAGAAGAGGAGTACAAGATTGCAAGATCTATATTAACATTTCAAGATCTACAATCACAACTCGTAATGAAAAACCATTGTTCTACTAACTGGTaatataaataaagaaagaCTAAAAGGGGGCAAATGTAAAACAAAGGAATCCAAATCTGCGCCAAAGACTTTGATCATGTTAAGGAAAAAGCTCTTGTTTGCCAATCCTTCCTTTAAGTACTTGATTTAGACAATCTAAAGAACATGAAGCAAGCTTATACCTGCGCCAGTAGACTTTGTAGTACACATGAGCCGGGCAACGCTGCTCACATCCATCACAAATAGGCCGAGTGCTGCTAGTGTTTCCAAGAACTCTCACCATTAGACCATTGTAACCGAATGTGAAACCAGGCTTCATACGAACAAAGAACCCAAACATGCAATCGAGGTGTACAGTGACACAACATTTGTTGCATGTGTAGAACCATTTTGTTGAATCTAGTTCTTTCTCACAAATCTCACACCAATACTTGGCATCCACGGTTTCACCATAGCAAAGAGTGAGAGGATGCTCATCGTGTTTGTAGCGTACCTCGCTAGGATATGTAGCGCATTGATAACACAAATCGAAGTCGCATGTGGTACAATGCAGATGAGATGGCCAACCACCTTTCTCACAAGCGTTGCATTTGACCTTGTTGCGACGGAGCTCACATATGGGCAAACATAAGGGATGTTTGTGACTTTTATGGGTGAAATAATCAGGAAGAGAAATACATCGAACATCTATTCGATATACACCGCTAAACATACAAACGCAATCGTTTTCTATGCACTTGTACCAGAAACCACTGAACTTTCGAAGACAAACTGAACATATCACGTCATCATAAATTTCTTGAGACGTGTCTAAGATAAGCGAATGTTTATGCAAAGCATGGTCCAATTTTCGAGGAAGGTTGGCACATACCTCGTGGAGAGAAAAATCACATTGCATACAATTGTAGAAGTCACGTGAGTCAATAGGAAGAACACACGCCTGACATGTCTTGTCCGCATGatctttgtacttctctagtcTTAGATGATGTTCATGACAAAAATGTTCTATCAAACCAACACCGATCTTCTTGAATG
Proteins encoded:
- the LOC106413366 gene encoding uncharacterized protein LOC106413366; translated protein: MDAKNNLSPICRLSHPTNPHTLSSRTIEDKPKSVCFVCCRKLFTWRDDFYFCCTTCDVEFHINCYMQPKKLIHPYHLQHPLVFIDKNNKTQTDKCSWCGSNITSFYYRCPICSFCLDISCSSNFPSLTMSDPKSHHHSLSLFPRPLLVPCDACGLINQSDPSYVCFQCSYIVHESCINLPRVIKITRHQHRLSYTPFLSHAIWSCRICHKTVDNKYAQYSCNHEGCSYVAHSKCATHLEVWNEKELEWEPEEPDDSENVAPFKKIGVGLIEHFCHEHHLRLEKYKDHADKTCQACVLPIDSRDFYNCMQCDFSLHEVCANLPRKLDHALHKHSLILDTSQEIYDDVICSVCLRKFSGFWYKCIENDCVCMFSGVYRIDVRCISLPDYFTHKSHKHPLCLPICELRRNKVKCNACEKGGWPSHLHCTTCDFDLCYQCATYPSEVRYKHDEHPLTLCYGETVDAKYWCEICEKELDSTKWFYTCNKCCVTVHLDCMFGFFVRMKPGFTFGYNGLMVRVLGNTSSTRPICDGCEQRCPAHVYYKVYWRRYKLASCSLDCLNQVLKGRIGKQELFP